A genomic region of Gemmata massiliana contains the following coding sequences:
- the tkt gene encoding transketolase encodes MSQFTALDVTAINTIRTLAMDAVQKANSGHPGAPMGLAPVAYTLWNKFLSYDPADPMWPNRDRFVLSNGHASMLIYSLIHLAGIKNVDHHGKVLDEPSLPLDQLKQFRQLNSKTPGHPENEYTAGVETTTGPLGQGVGNAVGMAIAQKWLAAHYGRPGFEALFEHRVYAICGDGCMMEGVASEAASLGGHLKLNNLTLIYDDNGITIDGHTHLAFSEDVPARFAAYGWNVLRVTDGNDLDGMAKAIEASKSSDRPTLIALKTVIGYGSPNKADTHAAHGEPLGPDEIKLTKKAYGWPEDSSFLVPDGVYDLFKGGIGKRGAEARAAWQKLFTDYKSKFPKEAAELEALEARDLPAGWDKDIPVFPTDAKGLATRESSGTVLNAIAKHVPWMVGGSADLNPSTKTFMKFPEAGVFTSKTPGGRNVHFGVREHGMGAIMNGMALSKLRSYGSGFLIFSDYGRPPIRLAAIMGLPVLYVFTHDSIGVGEDGPTHQPIEQIMSLRAIPKLILIRPGDANEVAEAYKVALQEKHHPVILAMTRQALPTLDRTKYAPASGLAKGGYALNNVPNPDVLLIGTGSELSMCADAAEKLATEGIKARVVSLPSWELFEKQDQAYRDSVIPPAVTARVCVEMGGAFGWERFAGSTGAIIGMRSFGASAPLKDLLKHFGFTVEAVVKAAKEQVGK; translated from the coding sequence ATGAGCCAGTTCACCGCGCTCGACGTGACCGCTATCAACACCATCCGCACGCTCGCGATGGACGCGGTGCAGAAGGCCAACTCCGGCCACCCCGGTGCGCCAATGGGCCTGGCCCCGGTCGCGTACACGCTGTGGAACAAGTTCCTCAGCTACGATCCGGCCGACCCGATGTGGCCGAACCGCGACCGGTTCGTGCTCTCCAACGGGCACGCCTCGATGCTCATTTACTCGCTGATTCACCTTGCGGGTATCAAGAACGTCGATCACCACGGCAAGGTGCTGGACGAGCCCTCGCTGCCGCTGGACCAACTCAAGCAGTTCCGCCAACTCAACAGCAAGACGCCGGGTCACCCGGAGAACGAGTACACTGCCGGCGTGGAGACCACCACCGGGCCGCTCGGCCAAGGCGTGGGCAACGCGGTCGGCATGGCGATCGCGCAGAAGTGGCTCGCGGCGCACTACGGGCGCCCCGGGTTCGAGGCGCTGTTCGAGCACCGCGTTTACGCCATCTGCGGCGACGGCTGCATGATGGAGGGCGTCGCGAGCGAGGCCGCGTCACTCGGTGGGCACCTGAAGCTCAACAACCTCACGCTCATCTACGACGACAACGGCATCACTATCGACGGGCACACGCACCTCGCGTTCAGCGAAGACGTGCCGGCGCGGTTCGCCGCTTACGGCTGGAACGTGCTCCGCGTGACCGACGGTAACGACCTCGACGGCATGGCGAAAGCGATCGAGGCCTCGAAGTCGTCCGACCGCCCCACCCTCATCGCGCTGAAGACGGTCATCGGATACGGCTCGCCGAACAAGGCGGACACGCACGCGGCCCACGGTGAGCCGCTCGGCCCCGACGAGATCAAGCTCACCAAGAAGGCCTACGGTTGGCCGGAAGACTCGTCCTTCCTGGTGCCGGACGGCGTGTACGACCTCTTCAAGGGCGGCATCGGGAAGCGCGGCGCCGAGGCCCGCGCCGCGTGGCAGAAACTGTTCACGGATTACAAGTCGAAGTTCCCCAAAGAAGCCGCTGAACTGGAAGCCCTGGAGGCACGCGACCTGCCCGCGGGCTGGGACAAGGACATCCCGGTGTTCCCGACCGACGCGAAGGGACTCGCCACCCGGGAAAGCTCCGGTACGGTGCTGAACGCGATCGCGAAACACGTGCCGTGGATGGTCGGTGGATCGGCGGACCTGAACCCCTCGACCAAGACGTTCATGAAGTTCCCGGAAGCCGGCGTGTTCACGTCGAAGACCCCGGGCGGGCGCAACGTTCACTTCGGCGTGCGCGAGCACGGTATGGGCGCCATTATGAACGGGATGGCGCTCTCGAAACTGCGTTCCTACGGTTCCGGCTTCCTCATCTTCTCCGACTACGGGCGCCCGCCGATCCGCCTCGCCGCGATCATGGGATTGCCGGTGCTGTACGTGTTCACGCACGACTCGATCGGCGTCGGCGAGGACGGCCCCACGCACCAGCCGATCGAACAGATCATGTCGCTGCGTGCGATCCCGAAACTGATCTTGATCCGCCCCGGCGACGCGAACGAAGTGGCCGAGGCGTACAAGGTCGCCCTCCAGGAAAAGCACCACCCCGTGATCCTCGCGATGACGCGGCAAGCGCTGCCGACGCTCGATCGCACGAAGTACGCCCCGGCGTCCGGTCTTGCAAAAGGCGGCTACGCCCTGAACAACGTACCGAACCCGGACGTGCTGCTCATCGGTACGGGTAGCGAACTCTCGATGTGTGCGGACGCGGCCGAGAAACTCGCCACCGAGGGGATCAAGGCCCGCGTCGTCAGCCTCCCGTCGTGGGAACTGTTCGAGAAGCAGGATCAGGCGTACCGCGACAGCGTGATCCCGCCGGCGGTGACAGCCCGCGTGTGCGTGGAGATGGGCGGCGCGTTCGGGTGGGAGCGGTTCGCGGGGAGCACCGGCGCGATCATCGGAATGCGGTCGTTCGGCGCATCGGCCCCGCTGAAGGACTTGTTGAAGCACTTCGGCTTCACCGTGGAAGCCGTCGTGAAGGCTGCGAAGGAACAGGTCGGGAAGTAG
- a CDS encoding STAS domain-containing protein yields MSTKPAFASQFEFTPDNRAVVIGLIGKLDPVAVDELHPQIQELYRAGLRRFVFDLTNLEFAGSLGLRLLVGLQNQVRGEGAVTVCNPSDSVLSMLTLTKLTQVLPNYPTRDDALAATGG; encoded by the coding sequence ATGTCGACGAAGCCGGCGTTCGCCAGCCAGTTCGAGTTCACCCCGGACAACCGCGCGGTGGTGATCGGGCTTATCGGTAAGTTGGACCCGGTTGCGGTGGATGAACTGCACCCGCAGATTCAGGAACTGTACCGCGCGGGACTGCGCCGGTTCGTGTTTGATTTGACCAACCTGGAATTTGCCGGGAGCCTCGGGCTCCGGTTGCTCGTGGGTCTTCAGAATCAAGTTCGGGGTGAGGGCGCGGTTACGGTGTGCAACCCGAGCGATTCGGTGCTCTCGATGCTGACGCTAACCAAGCTGACGCAGGTGCTTCCGAACTACCCCACCCGCGACGACGCACTCGCGGCCACGGGCGGGTGA